Proteins encoded together in one Variovorax paradoxus EPS window:
- a CDS encoding Ppx/GppA phosphatase family protein, whose translation MQNGTRLAAVDLGSNSFRLEIGQVDHGQIHRTEYLKETVRQGNGLDSARNLTTEAMQRGWDALARFGERLAGFKRSQVRAVATQTLREARNREEFLLRARTILGFGIDVIPGREEARLIYQGVAHMLPHTDASDNERRLVVDIGGRSTEMIIGRSLQAELVESYRVGSVAWSMKHFAEGQFTPAAFRAAEVAAKAVLDDALGSYTRDQWDVAYGASGTIGAVGDVLAAAGAEPGLVTREGLDWLLDRLLKAGSVDKLRIDGMREDRKAVIGGGVSVLRAVFDLLGIEEMKVAQGALRHGVLYELLERDESVADMRTATVARLATRFAVDAAQAKRVGDAAASLFVQLAPAARGGSTSNRAGRALRKLGWAAQLHEIGALVSHSDYHKHGAYILDNTDAPGFAVNELHALGQLVLGQRGKLRKLEAALDDETFVMQLLALRLAVILCHARRDPDPQALHLAALGARAFTIVCAPDWADAYPQSAHLLREEVLAWQKTSNWRVELTGA comes from the coding sequence ATGCAAAACGGCACCCGCCTCGCAGCAGTCGATCTCGGCTCGAACAGCTTCAGGCTCGAAATCGGGCAGGTCGACCACGGCCAGATCCACCGCACCGAATACCTGAAGGAAACGGTGCGCCAGGGCAATGGCCTGGACAGCGCCCGCAATCTCACGACCGAAGCCATGCAGCGCGGCTGGGACGCGCTGGCGCGTTTCGGCGAGCGGCTGGCCGGCTTCAAGCGCTCGCAGGTGCGCGCCGTCGCCACGCAGACGCTGCGCGAAGCGCGCAACCGCGAAGAATTTTTGCTGCGCGCACGCACCATCCTGGGTTTCGGCATCGACGTGATCCCCGGCCGGGAAGAAGCCCGTCTTATCTACCAGGGCGTGGCGCACATGCTCCCGCACACCGACGCCTCGGACAACGAACGCCGGCTGGTGGTCGACATCGGTGGGCGCTCCACCGAAATGATCATCGGCCGCTCGCTCCAGGCCGAGTTGGTGGAGTCATACCGCGTCGGTAGCGTCGCCTGGTCGATGAAGCACTTCGCCGAAGGCCAGTTCACCCCCGCCGCCTTCCGCGCCGCCGAAGTGGCTGCCAAGGCGGTGCTGGACGACGCACTCGGCAGCTACACCCGCGACCAGTGGGACGTGGCCTATGGCGCCTCGGGCACCATCGGCGCAGTTGGCGACGTTCTGGCCGCGGCCGGCGCGGAGCCCGGCCTCGTCACCCGCGAGGGCCTCGATTGGCTGCTCGACCGCCTTCTCAAGGCCGGCAGCGTCGACAAGCTGCGGATCGACGGCATGCGCGAAGACCGCAAGGCGGTGATCGGCGGCGGCGTGAGCGTGCTGCGTGCGGTGTTCGACCTGCTCGGCATCGAGGAAATGAAGGTCGCCCAGGGCGCCCTCCGCCACGGCGTGCTCTACGAATTGCTCGAACGCGACGAGAGCGTGGCCGACATGCGCACCGCCACGGTGGCCCGGCTCGCCACGCGTTTCGCGGTCGATGCCGCACAGGCCAAGCGGGTCGGCGATGCCGCCGCTTCGCTGTTCGTGCAGCTAGCCCCCGCCGCGCGCGGTGGCAGCACGTCGAACCGCGCCGGCCGCGCGCTGCGCAAGCTCGGCTGGGCCGCGCAACTGCACGAGATCGGCGCGCTGGTGTCGCACAGCGACTATCACAAGCACGGCGCCTACATCCTCGACAACACCGACGCGCCCGGCTTCGCGGTGAATGAGCTGCACGCGCTCGGCCAACTGGTGCTGGGCCAGCGCGGCAAGCTGCGCAAGCTCGAAGCCGCGCTCGACGACGAGACCTTCGTGATGCAGTTGCTCGCACTGCGGCTGGCCGTGATCCTCTGCCATGCGCGCCGCGACCCCGATCCGCAAGCGCTGCACCTCGCTGCGCTGGGCGCTCGGGCGTTCACCATCGTGTGCGCGCCCGATTGGGCCGATGCCTATCCGCAGTCGGCGCACCTCCTGCGCGAAGAAGTGCTGGCCTGGCAGAAGACCAGCAACTGGCGCGTGGAACTGACCGGCGCTTGA
- the phoU gene encoding phosphate signaling complex protein PhoU — MSEKHLSSQFDSELNGVSSRVMELGGMVESQIHTAVYALLQFDAEAADRVMETEHRVNAMEIDIDRELSSIIARRQPTARDLRLLIAISKTTANLERVGDEANKIARMVKSIIESGSARQLPTTELRIAADLASGLLRTALDAFARLDTAAALSILKDDDLIDKEFDGFVRKLVTYMMEDPRTISASLDLLFLAKAIERIGDHAKNIAEFIIYIVKGADVRHTSMQEIESALQ; from the coding sequence ATGAGCGAGAAACATCTTTCCAGCCAGTTCGACAGCGAACTCAACGGCGTCTCGTCGCGCGTGATGGAGCTCGGCGGCATGGTCGAGTCGCAGATCCACACGGCGGTGTATGCGCTGCTGCAGTTCGACGCCGAGGCGGCCGACCGCGTGATGGAAACCGAGCACCGCGTCAATGCGATGGAAATCGACATCGACCGCGAGCTCTCGTCGATCATCGCGCGCCGCCAGCCGACCGCACGCGACCTGCGCCTCTTGATCGCCATCAGCAAGACCACCGCCAACCTGGAGCGTGTGGGCGACGAGGCCAACAAGATCGCACGCATGGTCAAGTCGATCATCGAGAGCGGTTCGGCCCGCCAGCTGCCCACGACCGAGCTGCGCATCGCGGCCGACCTGGCCTCAGGGCTGCTCCGCACCGCGCTGGACGCCTTCGCGCGCCTGGACACGGCCGCGGCGCTGTCGATCCTGAAGGACGACGACCTGATCGACAAGGAGTTCGACGGGTTCGTGCGCAAGCTGGTCACCTACATGATGGAAGACCCCCGCACCATCTCGGCGAGCCTGGACCTCCTGTTCCTGGCCAAGGCCATCGAACGCATCGGCGACCACGCCAAGAACATCGCCGAATTCATCATCTACATCGTCAAGGGTGCCGATGTGCGGCACACTTCGATGCAGGAAATCGAGTCTGCGCTGCAGTGA
- the phoB gene encoding phosphate regulon transcriptional regulator PhoB: protein MKKPRVLIVEDESSIAELIAVNLRHNGFEPIWSEDGAAAQREIDAFLPDLILLDWMLPGQSGLQLARQWRKDPRTKAIPILMLTARGDEPDKVAGLDAGADDYITKPFSTQEMLARIRAVLRRRAPEVVTERVEIGELALDTSTHRVTWQGGALKVGPTEFKLLAYLMQHAERVHSRAQLLDKVWGDHVYIEERTVDVHVKRLRESLGAAAPMVETVRGAGYRLTAQVTV, encoded by the coding sequence ATGAAGAAACCCAGAGTCCTGATCGTCGAAGACGAGTCCTCGATCGCCGAGCTGATCGCCGTCAACCTGCGCCACAACGGCTTCGAGCCGATCTGGTCGGAAGACGGTGCTGCGGCGCAGCGCGAAATCGACGCCTTCCTGCCCGACCTGATCCTGCTCGACTGGATGCTGCCGGGCCAGAGCGGCCTGCAGCTCGCCCGCCAGTGGCGCAAGGACCCGCGCACCAAGGCCATCCCGATCCTGATGCTGACCGCGCGCGGCGACGAGCCGGACAAGGTCGCGGGCCTGGATGCCGGCGCCGACGACTACATCACCAAGCCCTTCTCGACGCAGGAAATGCTGGCCCGCATCCGTGCGGTGCTGCGCCGCCGCGCCCCCGAGGTGGTGACCGAGCGCGTGGAAATCGGCGAGCTCGCGCTCGACACCTCCACGCACCGCGTGACCTGGCAGGGCGGTGCGCTCAAGGTCGGCCCGACCGAGTTCAAGCTGCTGGCCTACCTGATGCAGCACGCCGAACGCGTGCACAGCCGCGCGCAACTGCTCGACAAGGTGTGGGGCGACCACGTCTACATCGAGGAACGCACGGTCGACGTGCATGTCAAGCGCCTGCGCGAATCGCTGGGTGCCGCCGCGCCGATGGTCGAAACCGTCCGGGGAGCAGGCTACCGCCTGACGGCCCAAGTCACGGTTTGA
- the pstS gene encoding phosphate ABC transporter substrate-binding protein PstS translates to MKTTFKFATAGLVAALFSIPALAQDVTGAGASFPAPLYAKWASDFNKATGVKINYQSVGSGAGLKQIEAKTVDFGASDAPLKDDELQAKGLMQFPTVIGGVIPVVNITGIKPGELKLNGQVLGDIYLGKITKWNDPAIKALNGSLALPDAAIAPVRRADGSGTSFLFTNYLSKVNAEWKTKVGEGTAVNWPTGAGGKGNEGVAAFVNRLPNSIGYVEYAYVKQNKMTYAQLQNAAGNFVSPDDTAFKAAAAAADWSKSFYQVLTNQADKGAWPITGATFILMHKVQDKPANATTVLKFFDWAYKGGDKTADDLDYVPMPDAVKATIAKSWGEVKDASGKPVAFK, encoded by the coding sequence ATGAAAACGACGTTCAAATTTGCAACCGCCGGTCTCGTGGCCGCGCTGTTCTCCATTCCCGCCCTCGCCCAAGACGTGACCGGCGCCGGCGCCAGCTTCCCGGCACCGCTGTATGCCAAGTGGGCTTCGGACTTCAACAAGGCCACCGGCGTCAAGATCAACTACCAGTCGGTCGGCTCGGGCGCTGGCCTCAAGCAGATCGAAGCCAAGACCGTCGATTTCGGCGCTTCGGACGCTCCCCTGAAGGACGACGAACTCCAGGCCAAGGGCCTGATGCAGTTCCCCACCGTCATCGGCGGCGTGATTCCCGTGGTCAACATCACCGGCATCAAGCCGGGCGAACTGAAGCTCAACGGCCAGGTTCTGGGCGACATCTACCTGGGCAAGATCACCAAGTGGAACGACCCCGCCATCAAGGCGCTGAACGGCTCGCTGGCCCTGCCCGACGCCGCCATCGCCCCGGTTCGCCGCGCCGATGGTTCGGGCACCAGCTTCCTGTTCACCAACTACCTGAGCAAGGTCAATGCCGAGTGGAAGACCAAGGTCGGCGAAGGCACGGCCGTGAACTGGCCCACCGGCGCGGGCGGCAAGGGCAATGAAGGCGTCGCAGCCTTCGTGAACCGCCTGCCCAACTCGATCGGCTACGTCGAGTACGCGTACGTCAAGCAGAACAAGATGACCTACGCCCAGCTGCAGAACGCCGCCGGCAACTTCGTTTCGCCCGACGACACCGCTTTCAAGGCCGCCGCCGCCGCCGCCGACTGGAGCAAGAGCTTCTACCAGGTGCTGACCAACCAGGCCGACAAGGGCGCATGGCCCATCACCGGCGCGACCTTCATCCTGATGCACAAGGTGCAGGACAAGCCCGCCAACGCGACCACCGTGCTCAAGTTCTTCGACTGGGCCTACAAGGGTGGCGACAAGACCGCCGACGACCTCGACTACGTGCCGATGCCCGACGCCGTGAAGGCCACCATCGCCAAGTCGTGGGGTGAAGTGAAGGACGCATCGGGCAAGCCCGTCGCGTTCAAGTAA
- a CDS encoding SixA phosphatase family protein — MDLIFWRHAEAEDWTEGCDDMQRSLTARGEKQAKRMASWLDRQLPDGTRIICSPARRCEQTALALGRKYKLRSELAPDTTAEAMLGAAGWPNGKSVVLMIGHQPSVGQAISLLLGLKQDSCPVRKGALWWIRSRERDGDVQTVVVTVQSPELL, encoded by the coding sequence ATGGACTTGATCTTCTGGCGCCACGCCGAAGCCGAGGACTGGACCGAGGGCTGCGACGACATGCAGCGCTCGCTCACCGCACGCGGCGAAAAGCAGGCCAAGCGCATGGCCAGCTGGCTCGATCGGCAGTTGCCCGACGGCACCCGCATCATCTGCAGCCCCGCGCGGCGCTGCGAGCAGACCGCCCTCGCGCTGGGCCGCAAGTACAAGCTGCGCAGCGAGCTGGCACCCGACACCACGGCCGAAGCCATGCTCGGCGCGGCCGGCTGGCCCAACGGCAAATCGGTGGTGCTGATGATCGGCCACCAGCCCTCGGTGGGGCAGGCCATCTCGTTGCTGCTCGGCCTCAAGCAGGACAGTTGCCCGGTGCGCAAGGGCGCGCTGTGGTGGATCCGGTCCCGCGAGCGCGATGGCGACGTGCAGACCGTCGTGGTGACGGTGCAGTCGCCCGAACTCCTTTAA
- a CDS encoding GNAT family N-acetyltransferase yields the protein MKELPNPTFPLSQLGLRAALWPAPTAVAVAAGASAAARVSVPQAPAVILPPPVEAKQGITVGWARHLDDVRAAQRLRYDVFVGEMGARVSSPLAGHDIDLFDDFCEHLLVRDELTNQVIGTYRVLTPAQARRVGSTYSDTEFDLTRLRDLRERMVELGRSCVHPEHRQGGVILALWGALAGFMHRNKLDTMIGCASIPMSHNGVTNGDAAASIWRQVSASHMAPIQYQVQPRLPLPVERLDSTLDVEPPALIKGYLRLGAKVLGAPAWDPDFNAADLPMLMRIDDLPARYRKHFLGA from the coding sequence TTCCGCTTTCGCAGCTCGGGCTGCGCGCGGCCTTGTGGCCTGCGCCCACGGCCGTCGCTGTCGCCGCCGGTGCTTCCGCCGCGGCCCGTGTGTCGGTGCCGCAGGCGCCCGCCGTCATTCTTCCCCCGCCCGTCGAAGCCAAGCAGGGCATCACGGTCGGCTGGGCCCGCCACCTGGACGACGTGCGCGCCGCGCAGCGCCTGCGCTACGACGTGTTCGTCGGCGAAATGGGCGCCCGCGTCTCCTCGCCGCTGGCCGGTCACGACATCGACCTGTTCGACGATTTCTGCGAGCACTTGCTGGTGCGCGACGAGCTCACCAATCAGGTCATCGGCACCTACCGGGTGCTCACCCCGGCGCAGGCGCGCCGCGTCGGCAGCACCTACAGCGACACCGAATTCGACCTGACCCGCCTGCGCGACCTGCGCGAGCGCATGGTCGAACTGGGCCGCAGTTGCGTGCATCCCGAACACCGCCAGGGCGGGGTGATCCTCGCGCTGTGGGGCGCGCTGGCCGGCTTCATGCACCGCAACAAGCTGGACACCATGATCGGCTGCGCGAGCATCCCGATGTCACACAACGGTGTGACGAATGGTGACGCGGCGGCCAGCATCTGGCGGCAGGTTTCGGCCAGCCACATGGCGCCGATCCAATACCAGGTGCAGCCGCGGCTTCCGCTGCCGGTCGAGCGGCTGGACAGCACGCTCGACGTGGAGCCGCCGGCGCTCATCAAGGGTTACCTGCGCCTGGGTGCCAAGGTGCTGGGCGCGCCGGCCTGGGACCCGGACTTCAACGCGGCCGACCTGCCGATGCTGATGCGCATCGACGACCTGCCGGCGCGCTACCGCAAGCACTTTCTCGGCGCATGA
- the pstA gene encoding phosphate ABC transporter permease PstA, producing MSTAQDLISAKALAETRQARFASRNRVNKIALTLSLAAMVFGVFWLVWILWETLRLGLGGLALATFTEMTPPPNEVGGIANAIFGSFVMVMLATFVGTPIGIMAGIYLAEYNPKGWLASVTRFVNDILLSAPSIVIGLFVYAVVVAYFKTFSGLAGALALALIVIPVVIRTTENMLQLVPPGLREAAYALGTPKWKVIISITLRAARAGVVTGILLAVARIAGETAPLLFTALNNQFWTADVSQPMASLPVTIFKFAMSPYENWQQLAWAGVFLITVAVLALNILARVLTRNKH from the coding sequence GTGAGCACCGCGCAAGACCTCATCAGCGCCAAGGCGCTCGCCGAAACGCGCCAGGCCCGGTTCGCTTCGCGCAACCGCGTCAACAAGATCGCGCTGACGCTCTCGCTCGCCGCGATGGTGTTCGGTGTGTTCTGGCTCGTGTGGATCCTCTGGGAAACGCTGCGCCTGGGCCTGGGCGGCCTCGCGCTCGCCACCTTCACCGAAATGACGCCGCCGCCGAACGAAGTGGGCGGCATCGCCAACGCGATCTTCGGCTCCTTCGTGATGGTGATGCTCGCCACCTTCGTGGGCACGCCGATCGGCATCATGGCCGGCATCTACCTGGCCGAGTACAACCCCAAGGGCTGGCTCGCCTCGGTCACTCGCTTCGTGAACGACATCCTCTTGTCGGCGCCCTCGATCGTGATCGGCCTGTTCGTCTACGCCGTGGTGGTGGCCTACTTCAAGACCTTCTCGGGCCTGGCCGGTGCGCTGGCGCTCGCGCTGATCGTGATTCCGGTGGTGATCCGCACCACCGAGAACATGCTGCAGCTGGTGCCGCCGGGCCTGCGCGAAGCGGCTTACGCATTGGGCACACCGAAGTGGAAGGTCATCATCAGCATCACGCTGCGCGCCGCACGCGCCGGTGTGGTCACCGGCATCCTGCTGGCCGTGGCGCGCATCGCGGGTGAAACCGCGCCGCTGCTCTTCACCGCGCTGAACAACCAGTTCTGGACCGCCGACGTGAGCCAGCCGATGGCCAGCCTGCCGGTCACGATTTTCAAGTTCGCGATGAGCCCGTACGAGAACTGGCAACAGCTGGCCTGGGCCGGCGTGTTCCTGATCACCGTCGCCGTGCTCGCCCTCAACATCCTGGCGCGGGTCCTCACGCGCAACAAACACTGA
- the ppk1 gene encoding polyphosphate kinase 1 has translation MKPAAVRPDDGPPAHPPGMMEPHRTGDAASRERHSTVTNDIDTVIFPPTSAPVPLAPESVSMSPAPADRSLAVAAPTFSLLDRDHSILSFNERVLDWAHRPEVPLIERLRYLCIVSSNLDEFFEVRAAPHLIAGNAGDHKGTYTVDSFEQLAEAAHKLVARQYALYNDELMPTFATHGIHIISHGERNPAQRKWVSEYFEREVRPLLIPVGLDPAHPFPQVANKSLNFIVRLGGKDAFGRENPIQIVKLPRVLPRLIKMPAKVSDGKTLFVALSSVVRAHLSSMFPGREVGDFSQFRVTRHSDLAVDEEDVKNLRTALRQGLQHRHYGQAVRLEVSASCAESLASFLLAQFNLPPGSLYRVHGPVNLARLTQLIDLIDEQQLRFPPYSASYPITLSPAQSFFERLQRSDVLIHQPFESFDGVLAFLREAVLDPQVLAIKQTIYRTGADSELMDLLREAVRRGKEVTVVVELKARFDEEANINWAEMLESIGAQVVYGVVGLKTHAKMLLVTRREGKQLRRYGHLSTGNYNPRTAKLYTDISHLTADPLLTADMEAVFVHLASQSRLPKLNRMWLAPFDLHKNLVAQIDALGLAASNGEPTRIVAKMNALTDEGLITALILAGQKGVKIDLIVRGACTLPAQVPGLTDNIRVRSVIGRFLEHSRVFYFRNGEDESLYLSSADWMNRNMMRRIELAWPVTDPSLRQRLIDECLVAYLHDGRDAWDLGGDGIYTRVDRDTNAGEEGASRAVEAHGAQTALMNRYASRGHHGDASSN, from the coding sequence ATGAAACCGGCGGCCGTCCGTCCTGACGACGGGCCGCCCGCCCACCCGCCGGGCATGATGGAGCCGCACAGGACAGGGGACGCCGCGTCACGCGAGCGTCATTCAACTGTCACAAATGACATCGACACTGTCATATTTCCGCCTACGTCTGCTCCCGTGCCGCTTGCTCCAGAATCAGTGTCCATGTCACCAGCCCCCGCAGACCGGTCGCTCGCCGTTGCGGCGCCCACTTTCTCCCTGCTCGACCGGGATCACAGCATCCTGTCGTTCAACGAGCGCGTGCTCGACTGGGCGCACCGGCCCGAGGTCCCGCTGATCGAGCGATTGCGCTACCTGTGCATCGTGTCTTCGAACCTCGACGAGTTCTTCGAGGTCCGCGCCGCGCCGCACCTGATCGCCGGCAACGCCGGCGACCACAAGGGCACCTACACCGTCGATTCGTTCGAACAGCTGGCCGAGGCGGCGCACAAGCTGGTGGCGCGCCAGTACGCGCTGTACAACGACGAGCTGATGCCGACCTTCGCGACGCACGGCATCCACATCATTTCGCACGGCGAGCGCAACCCGGCGCAGCGCAAATGGGTGAGCGAGTATTTCGAGCGCGAAGTGCGCCCCCTGCTGATTCCCGTCGGGCTGGACCCGGCGCATCCGTTCCCGCAGGTGGCCAACAAGTCGCTGAACTTCATCGTGCGGCTGGGCGGCAAGGACGCCTTCGGGCGCGAGAACCCGATCCAGATCGTCAAGCTGCCGCGCGTGCTGCCGCGACTGATCAAGATGCCGGCCAAGGTGTCGGACGGCAAGACGCTGTTCGTGGCGCTGTCGAGCGTGGTGCGAGCGCACTTGTCGAGCATGTTCCCGGGCCGCGAGGTCGGCGACTTCTCGCAGTTCCGCGTCACGCGGCATTCCGATCTCGCGGTGGACGAGGAAGACGTGAAGAACCTGCGCACCGCGCTGCGCCAGGGCCTGCAGCACCGCCATTACGGCCAGGCCGTGCGCCTGGAGGTGTCGGCCAGTTGCGCCGAATCGCTCGCGAGCTTCCTCTTGGCGCAGTTCAACCTGCCGCCCGGATCGCTGTACCGGGTGCATGGGCCGGTGAACCTGGCCCGGCTCACGCAGCTCATCGACCTGATCGACGAGCAGCAGCTGCGCTTTCCGCCGTATTCGGCGTCGTATCCCATCACGCTGTCACCCGCCCAGTCGTTCTTCGAGCGACTGCAGCGCAGCGACGTGCTGATCCACCAGCCCTTCGAGAGCTTCGACGGCGTGCTCGCCTTCCTGCGCGAAGCGGTGCTCGATCCGCAGGTGCTGGCCATCAAGCAGACCATCTACCGCACCGGCGCCGACTCGGAGCTGATGGACCTGCTGCGCGAAGCCGTGCGCCGTGGCAAGGAAGTCACCGTGGTGGTGGAGCTCAAGGCGCGATTCGACGAAGAAGCCAACATCAACTGGGCCGAAATGCTCGAGTCGATCGGCGCGCAGGTGGTGTATGGCGTGGTGGGCCTCAAGACCCACGCCAAGATGCTGCTGGTGACCCGCCGCGAGGGCAAGCAGCTGCGCCGTTACGGCCACCTTTCCACCGGCAACTACAACCCGCGCACCGCAAAGCTCTACACCGACATCAGCCATCTCACGGCCGATCCGCTGCTGACGGCCGACATGGAGGCGGTGTTCGTGCACCTGGCGAGCCAGAGCCGGCTGCCCAAGCTGAACCGCATGTGGCTTGCGCCCTTCGACCTGCACAAGAACCTGGTGGCGCAGATCGACGCGCTGGGCCTGGCCGCATCGAACGGCGAGCCCACGCGCATCGTCGCCAAGATGAACGCGCTGACCGACGAAGGGCTGATCACCGCGCTCATCCTCGCTGGGCAGAAGGGCGTGAAGATCGATCTCATCGTGCGCGGCGCCTGCACGCTGCCGGCGCAGGTGCCGGGGCTCACCGACAACATCCGCGTGCGCTCGGTGATCGGGCGCTTCCTCGAGCATTCGCGGGTCTTCTATTTTCGCAACGGCGAGGACGAGTCGCTGTACCTCTCGAGCGCCGACTGGATGAACCGCAACATGATGCGGCGCATCGAGCTCGCCTGGCCCGTGACCGATCCAAGCCTGCGCCAGCGCCTCATCGACGAGTGCCTGGTGGCTTACCTGCACGACGGCCGCGACGCCTGGGACCTGGGCGGCGACGGCATCTACACGCGCGTGGACCGGGACACCAATGCGGGCGAGGAGGGCGCATCGCGCGCCGTCGAGGCCCACGGTGCCCAGACCGCGCTCATGAACCGCTATGCATCGCGAGGGCATCACGGCGATGCATCCAGCAACTGA
- the pstB gene encoding phosphate ABC transporter ATP-binding protein PstB codes for MPNTVAQPSRSKISVKDLNFYYGKFHALKGINLEIPENKVTAFIGPSGCGKSTLLRTFNRMFELYPEQRAEGTIALDGENLLTSKQDVALIRAKIGMVFQKPTPFPMSIYDNIAFGVKLFENLSASEMDDRVEWALKKAALWTEVRDKLQQSGSGLSGGQQQRLCIARGIAIKPEVLLLDEPCSALDPISTAKIEELIAELKNEYTVVIVTHNMQQAARCSDYTAYMYLGDLIEFGATEQMFFKPQRKETEDYITGRFG; via the coding sequence ATGCCAAACACCGTCGCACAACCGTCGCGCTCGAAGATCTCGGTCAAGGACCTGAACTTCTACTACGGCAAATTCCACGCGCTCAAGGGCATCAACCTCGAGATTCCCGAGAACAAGGTCACGGCCTTCATCGGCCCGTCGGGCTGCGGCAAGTCGACTCTGCTGCGCACCTTCAACCGCATGTTCGAGCTCTACCCCGAGCAGCGCGCCGAGGGCACGATCGCCCTGGACGGCGAGAACCTGCTCACCTCCAAGCAGGACGTCGCACTCATCCGCGCCAAGATCGGCATGGTGTTCCAGAAGCCGACGCCGTTCCCGATGTCGATCTACGACAACATCGCCTTCGGCGTGAAGCTGTTCGAGAACCTCTCGGCCAGCGAGATGGACGATCGCGTCGAGTGGGCCCTGAAGAAGGCCGCGCTCTGGACCGAAGTGCGCGACAAGCTGCAGCAAAGCGGCTCGGGCCTTTCCGGCGGCCAGCAGCAGCGCCTGTGCATTGCGCGCGGCATCGCGATCAAGCCTGAAGTGCTCTTGCTCGACGAACCGTGCTCCGCGCTGGACCCGATCTCGACCGCCAAGATCGAAGAGTTGATCGCCGAGCTCAAGAACGAGTACACCGTGGTCATCGTGACGCACAACATGCAGCAGGCCGCCCGCTGCAGCGACTACACCGCCTACATGTACCTGGGCGACCTGATCGAGTTCGGCGCGACGGAGCAGATGTTCTTCAAGCCGCAGCGCAAGGAAACCGAGGACTACATCACCGGCCGTTTCGGCTAA
- the pstC gene encoding phosphate ABC transporter permease subunit PstC: MSSTSLEDAPLSSLPERPVSSTLPAAASYDLAADRGRATAPPPPVKGPRSGPMADRLFGWAAKGAALLTLAMLIGILLSLIVGAWPAISKYGLGFLTNSTWDPVKEEYGGLVMIYGTLATSFIALVIAVPVSFGIALFLTELSPNWLKRPLGTAIELLAAVPSIVYGMWGLLVFGPILSTWVQQPLQKLLAGVPYLGALVSGPPVGIGILSAGIILAIMIIPFIASVMRDVFEVTPPLLKESAYGLGSTTWEVVSKVVLPYTKAGVIGGIMLGLGRALGETMAVTFVIGNMNQLNSLSVFEAANSITSALANEFAEAGAGLHQAALMYLGLVLFFITFVVLTLSKVLLAQMKKSEGTKS, translated from the coding sequence ATGAGCAGCACTTCGCTCGAGGACGCGCCGCTTTCGTCTTTGCCGGAGCGACCCGTGTCATCCACTCTTCCTGCTGCCGCCTCGTACGACCTCGCGGCCGACCGTGGCCGCGCCACTGCGCCGCCACCGCCGGTGAAGGGGCCGCGTTCCGGCCCCATGGCCGACCGCCTGTTCGGCTGGGCCGCCAAGGGCGCCGCGCTGCTGACGCTGGCGATGCTCATCGGCATCCTGTTGTCGCTGATCGTCGGCGCCTGGCCCGCCATTTCCAAGTACGGCCTCGGCTTTCTCACGAACAGCACGTGGGACCCGGTCAAGGAGGAGTACGGCGGCCTCGTGATGATCTACGGCACGCTGGCCACCTCGTTCATCGCCTTGGTGATTGCGGTGCCGGTGAGCTTCGGCATTGCCCTCTTTCTGACCGAGCTGTCGCCCAACTGGCTCAAGCGCCCGCTGGGCACGGCGATCGAATTGCTCGCCGCCGTGCCGTCCATCGTGTACGGCATGTGGGGCCTGTTGGTGTTCGGCCCGATCCTCTCGACCTGGGTGCAGCAGCCGCTGCAGAAGCTGCTTGCCGGCGTGCCGTACCTCGGCGCCCTGGTGTCCGGCCCGCCCGTGGGCATCGGCATTCTGTCGGCCGGCATCATCCTCGCAATCATGATCATCCCGTTCATCGCCTCGGTGATGCGCGATGTGTTCGAGGTGACGCCGCCGCTTCTCAAGGAGTCGGCCTACGGTCTCGGCTCCACCACCTGGGAGGTCGTCTCCAAGGTCGTGCTGCCGTACACCAAGGCCGGCGTGATCGGCGGGATCATGCTCGGCCTCGGCCGGGCGCTGGGCGAAACGATGGCGGTCACGTTCGTGATCGGCAACATGAACCAGCTCAACTCGCTGTCGGTGTTCGAGGCTGCCAACAGCATCACCTCGGCGCTGGCCAATGAATTCGCCGAAGCCGGCGCGGGCCTGCACCAGGCTGCGCTGATGTACCTCGGCCTCGTGCTGTTCTTCATCACCTTCGTCGTGCTGACGCTCTCGAAGGTGTTGCTGGCCCAGATGAAGAAGAGCGAAGGAACCAAATCGTGA